The following proteins are encoded in a genomic region of Burkholderia cepacia:
- a CDS encoding c-type cytochrome encodes MNGARASRASRADAAAQGTRGASSWLAGMSRRVSSWLLLAGAACVVAPSAHADGLTDATLARQHWVLNCMGCHTATGGGIPGKVPPLANSLGYFTHLPAGREYVMRVPGASNSALSDQDLADVLNWVLTTMNRDALPRDFKPYTAAEVAAHRRPAFADVATVRAGLVRALQARGIDGVTDRY; translated from the coding sequence GTGAACGGCGCCCGCGCGTCCCGCGCGTCCCGTGCGGACGCCGCCGCGCAGGGTACGCGGGGCGCGTCGTCGTGGCTCGCCGGCATGTCGCGTCGCGTGTCGTCGTGGCTGCTGCTGGCGGGCGCTGCGTGTGTGGTCGCACCGTCCGCGCATGCCGACGGCTTAACCGACGCGACACTCGCGCGGCAGCACTGGGTGCTCAACTGCATGGGCTGCCATACGGCGACGGGCGGCGGCATTCCGGGCAAGGTGCCGCCGCTCGCGAACTCGCTCGGCTATTTCACGCACCTGCCGGCCGGGCGGGAGTACGTGATGCGCGTGCCCGGCGCGTCGAACTCGGCGCTATCGGACCAGGATCTGGCCGACGTGCTCAACTGGGTGCTCACGACGATGAACCGCGATGCGCTGCCGCGTGACTTCAAGCCCTATACGGCCGCCGAAGTCGCCGCGCACCGCCGTCCCGCTTTTGCCGACGTCGCGACCGTGCGCGCCGGGCTCGTCCGCGCGTTGCAGGCGCGCGGGATCGACGGCGTCACGGATCGCTACTGA
- a CDS encoding DMT family transporter, translating to MTTLLSYLLVVAAGISVALQQVLNANLRAQIGSPWWAGSVSYLVGLAAMLAIALLSPHPRLSSTVSGAGSWFSWTGGFFGAVFVGVAILMVPRLGAATTLALIVVGQMTGALVFDHFGVLGIAQHPASPVRIAGAACLILGVVLIRA from the coding sequence GTGACTACCCTCCTGTCCTATCTGCTGGTCGTGGCGGCCGGCATCAGCGTCGCGTTGCAGCAGGTACTCAATGCGAACCTCCGCGCGCAGATCGGTTCGCCGTGGTGGGCCGGGTCGGTCAGCTACCTCGTCGGCCTGGCCGCGATGCTGGCCATCGCGCTGCTGTCGCCGCATCCGCGCCTGAGCAGCACCGTCTCCGGCGCAGGGTCGTGGTTCAGCTGGACCGGTGGATTCTTCGGCGCGGTATTCGTCGGCGTCGCGATATTGATGGTGCCGCGACTGGGCGCGGCCACGACGCTCGCGCTGATCGTCGTCGGGCAGATGACCGGCGCGCTCGTGTTCGACCACTTCGGCGTACTCGGCATCGCGCAGCATCCGGCCAGCCCGGTCCGCATCGCCGGCGCGGCGTGCCTGATCCTCGGGGTCGTGCTGATCCGCGCATGA
- a CDS encoding LysR family transcriptional regulator yields MPSLRQIQYFLTVADLGGFTPAAGALHVAQSALSRQIGQLEDELGFPLFDRAPRGVRLTPAGAIYRERVASIPATLTAAAEEGSQLSRGEAGVLRLLHSSTVPVSSLMPDLDRFMSECPGARVDLDRASSEDQVTEIANGRADVGVVRLPVLRRDARVRFVELAAERLCVAVPADHPLAGRKRVAISRLRREPFVSAVYRERGGLARVVIDLCLKRGFVPTAARIVSPKTSMLNLVAAGRGVAIVPERMVSLGIDGAVFVPLSDEDAKSVCALVLPVEPTVLAEAFVRVVTAA; encoded by the coding sequence ATGCCATCACTCCGGCAAATCCAGTATTTCCTGACCGTGGCGGATCTCGGCGGCTTCACGCCGGCCGCGGGTGCGCTCCACGTCGCACAGTCGGCGCTCAGCCGGCAGATCGGCCAGCTCGAGGACGAACTCGGTTTCCCGCTGTTCGACCGTGCGCCAAGGGGCGTCCGGCTGACACCGGCCGGCGCGATCTATCGTGAACGCGTCGCGTCGATCCCGGCCACGCTGACGGCGGCTGCCGAAGAAGGCTCGCAGTTGTCGCGCGGCGAGGCGGGCGTACTGCGGCTGCTGCATTCCAGCACCGTCCCCGTCAGCAGCCTGATGCCCGATCTCGATCGCTTCATGAGCGAATGCCCGGGCGCGCGGGTCGATCTCGATCGTGCGTCGTCCGAGGATCAGGTGACTGAAATCGCGAACGGCCGTGCCGATGTCGGGGTCGTCCGCCTGCCGGTGCTGCGGCGCGATGCGCGCGTACGCTTCGTCGAACTGGCGGCCGAGCGCCTGTGCGTGGCGGTGCCTGCCGATCATCCGCTCGCGGGCCGCAAGCGCGTCGCGATTTCGCGGTTGCGGCGGGAGCCGTTCGTGTCGGCCGTGTATCGCGAGCGGGGCGGGCTGGCGCGCGTCGTGATCGATCTCTGCCTGAAACGGGGCTTCGTACCGACAGCGGCCCGGATCGTGTCGCCGAAGACGTCGATGCTGAATCTCGTCGCGGCCGGGCGCGGCGTGGCGATCGTGCCGGAGCGGATGGTGAGTCTCGGTATCGACGGCGCCGTGTTCGTGCCGCTTTCGGATGAAGACGCGAAGTCGGTGTGCGCGTTGGTGCTGCCGGTCGAGCCGACGGTGCTGGCGGAGGCGTTCGTGCGGGTGGTGACGGCCGCTTGA
- a CDS encoding aldehyde dehydrogenase family protein has protein sequence METNETFPLLDATRAFLAKPKKMLIGAEWSDAASGRQFDVVNPADGTVLARVPEADERDVQQAVAAARRAFDAGPWRTAKTTDRERLLFVLADLIEANARELAEIESLDNGKPVMVAQGLDVAMAAQCFRYMAGWATKIEGSVIDAGMPYMPDSEIFTYTRKEPVGVVGAIIPWNFPLLMAAWKIAPALATGCTVVLKPAEDTPLSALRLCELIQAAGFPDGVVNIVTGYGHTAGAALSRDPRIDKIAFTGSTQTGKTIGHAALDNMTRMSLELGGKSPVIVLPDVDLDKAALGVANAIFFNQGQVCTAGSRAYIHSKVFDGVIERVAKIAANLKIGPGMDPSTQIGPLVSAKQRERVCGYIDSGFGEGARAAAGGRAIDGPGFFVEPTVLVDTTQAMRVVREEIFGPVLVAMPFDDPDTAVQLANDTPYGLGASIWSNDLSAIHKLIPRIAAGTVWVNCHSLLDNALPFGGMKQSGFGRELGRAVIDQYTESKSVMMNYA, from the coding sequence ATGGAGACGAACGAAACCTTTCCGTTGCTCGACGCAACGCGTGCGTTCCTCGCGAAGCCGAAGAAGATGCTGATCGGCGCCGAGTGGAGCGACGCCGCATCGGGCCGCCAGTTCGACGTCGTGAACCCGGCCGACGGCACCGTGCTCGCGCGCGTGCCCGAAGCGGACGAACGCGACGTGCAGCAGGCGGTCGCCGCCGCGCGCCGTGCATTCGACGCGGGCCCGTGGCGCACCGCGAAGACCACCGACCGCGAGCGGCTGCTGTTCGTGCTCGCCGACCTGATCGAAGCGAATGCGCGCGAGTTGGCCGAAATCGAATCGCTCGACAACGGCAAGCCGGTGATGGTCGCGCAGGGGCTCGACGTCGCGATGGCGGCGCAGTGCTTCCGCTACATGGCCGGCTGGGCGACCAAGATCGAAGGCAGTGTGATCGACGCCGGCATGCCGTACATGCCCGACAGCGAGATATTCACCTACACGCGCAAGGAACCCGTCGGCGTGGTCGGCGCGATCATCCCGTGGAATTTCCCGCTGTTGATGGCGGCATGGAAGATTGCGCCGGCGCTCGCGACCGGTTGCACGGTCGTGCTGAAGCCTGCCGAAGATACGCCGCTGAGCGCACTGCGCCTGTGCGAACTGATTCAGGCGGCCGGTTTTCCGGACGGCGTCGTCAATATCGTCACCGGCTACGGTCATACGGCCGGCGCGGCGTTGTCGCGCGATCCGCGCATCGACAAGATCGCATTCACGGGTTCGACGCAGACGGGCAAGACGATCGGCCATGCGGCGCTCGACAACATGACGCGCATGTCGCTCGAACTCGGCGGCAAGTCGCCGGTGATCGTGCTGCCCGATGTCGATCTCGACAAGGCCGCGCTGGGCGTCGCGAACGCGATCTTCTTCAACCAGGGGCAGGTATGCACGGCCGGTTCGCGTGCGTATATCCACTCGAAGGTGTTCGACGGCGTGATCGAGCGCGTCGCGAAGATCGCCGCGAACCTGAAGATCGGCCCGGGGATGGACCCGTCGACGCAGATCGGTCCGCTCGTCTCGGCGAAACAGCGCGAGCGCGTGTGCGGTTACATCGACTCGGGGTTCGGCGAAGGGGCGCGCGCCGCGGCGGGCGGCCGTGCGATCGACGGCCCCGGCTTCTTCGTCGAGCCGACCGTGCTGGTCGATACGACGCAGGCGATGCGCGTCGTGCGCGAGGAGATCTTCGGACCGGTGCTCGTCGCGATGCCATTCGACGATCCGGATACGGCCGTGCAGCTCGCGAACGACACGCCGTACGGCCTCGGCGCGAGCATCTGGTCGAACGACCTGTCGGCGATCCACAAGCTGATTCCGCGTATCGCAGCCGGCACCGTGTGGGTCAACTGCCATTCGCTGCTCGACAATGCGTTGCCGTTCGGCGGGATGAAGCAGTCGGGCTTCGGGCGCGAACTCGGCCGCGCGGTGATCGACCAGTACACGGAAAGCAAATCGGTGATGATGAACTACGCGTGA